A window of Phragmites australis chromosome 15, lpPhrAust1.1, whole genome shotgun sequence genomic DNA:
aattaaaagcATACCAAACACTTGCAAGTAGTTAGCTAGTTAATTAGAAAGCATTATACTGCTTTAGACCATAGCCTCATGTGCATTAATTCATTGATAAATACATATGGTgctttttctatatatatgtagCACTAGCTAGCTAGTTGCTGTTATTGTTCATATTACCAAGATAATATTaccttaaaaaaataacaagaaCTATTCCTACCTTAGAGTCTTAGaccatttgctctctctacctatGCATATGCACACAGGAGCTACTACAGGTGCACACACAGGCCAGACCAAGAGTGCCGGGCCACACGGCAGGTCCAGGCCTCCGAGACCAACCCGTCGGAGTACGTCATCAGCTACTTCGGCAAGCACACCTGCCGGGACCCCTCCACGATCCCGCTCGTCATCGAGGCCGCCGCTCCAATGGACTGCGCAAACCTCATCAGCTTCGGATCCACCATCGCCGCTACCACGAGCATACACACTACTCACGGCGTTTTCAAGAGAGACCAGGCGATTGATCCGATGGTGCTTTCTCGCTTCATCGATTACAGCTCCTCACTGCCGGCGCTCAGCATCAGCAGGTCACCTGCCGGGCAGCTGACCGCTGTGGTGGGATTAACGGGGATGACCTCGTCGGTCACCGTGGGGTCGGCGCCGGAGTACTGGCCAGGAGGGGCCAGCGAcatggccggtggtggtggcacGGGCAGCTTCCCGTCGTCTCCTAGCAGCCTCGGATTCATAACCGGCTCGTTTGGGTCCTTTGGGAACGCCGGGGATGACGACTTGTTTGGCTTCGATTCCTGACACAggctgatgcatgcatgcataattgACATGTTTGCAATTTGCATGCATGTACCTCTTATATGTACGGATATCCACATGGACTTATAGTGGTAAAGAATAAGGCTAGCTCTAGTTAAGCTGAAATGGCTGTTGAGTAAAGTATATGCATATTTGCTGGTGATCAAGGCCAGTCTTCCACGTCCTCTATGCAATcatatgcaaaaaatatatgcatgcattGTACCCTAGCTAAGGCCTTATTTTGTGCTTTTGTACATACATGATTGATTATATATGATTGGAGATACTACTTCATCTAAAAGAAATATGTTGGAAATAGCAATGATATTTTATGCTACCTAATCTTGTTTTAATTAAGCAAGCGGTAACGACCATTCAATCGTTTAGAATTGAACGTcacaaaataaattaatgaaGGGCTCGATGCAAGTTAAAAGTGgaatatatttatttcaaaatggACAATAGCTTCAATTAAAGCGAGATCACGCCAGCTAGTTGTAATCAAACACGTCTAATAAAAATGCATTTGTTATCTTATGAGAAGTACAGATATTTCCAATCAGCTTCATTTGTTCAGCACGctgcatatatatacatcttCAGCGTCAGTTCAAGTCTCTACAAGAGAAATCAATGTAGCTATAGCCTTTGGAATGTGTGCAGATGTGTCAATCGAATCTTAAACGCAATCGAATTATGCCAATGGCAAAATCTTGGCAAGATTCAGAATGTATAATTTAGttagctgcatgcatgcagtgatGAACTGATTGATTAATTAAGTAGTACACTGTTTTCCAGTGTCAGTAGTCCGGTTTGTGGTTACCTCTCTTTAACGCTTTTTAAGCTAGTAGTATATGGTTTTGTTTAGATTATGCCTGTCACTAGCTAGCCGGGTATAATACCCACTAGATTCTTTCTGCATCGGCGCTCGGTTGGATCAATGGAGATCCACGTTGGCCCCTCGTGACAACAAAAGCTTTTCTTGGCAGAAGTTACTGTCAAGGCAGCTTCGATATATTGTTCCCTCTCGTCCACTTCCAAGTCTTTCACTCCAAAGACTTTGACTAGCGCATCGTATTGTGCAGGTTTTTTTCCTAAAGgacattatattatatatattgcGTATATAGTGTAGATGAAAAATGCATGGCTAGCTCAACCACTCGACACATGGAgcatcaaaagaaaaataagccTAGATTATATATGTgcaagggcctgtttggaaagGGTGTTTTGGTATCCAATTCCCTAGGATTTAGTATAAAATTGAACCAAATCCTGATAATTCCTAGAGGCATCCCCttctgccaaacaggccctaagtgTACATTGATTGGTAGCCTTGAGGTCGACTTCATTTGATCAGTTCAACTAGTGCAAGGTGGCACGTGCATGGATAGATGGACCCCACGACAGATTAGTTCGGCTAGATCTCACTACTCTATTCAGGTCTCGAGTGATTGATAAATATAAGTTCATTCTCAATCTAGCTAGGTGATAAGCATGAGAAAAAAGCAAAGAAAACTTCATGGCTAGTTAAGTCGTGTGTGGTCTGAAGTTCCCAAGTCAGTTTCAATCCAATATATTTCTTAGCATATGATGAACTTTACAACTTGTGTCTGTATATAGTGTTTTTTCCTTGGCGTATGCTACtaacaaaaaggaaataaagaCTCCTACAGCTTCCACAGAAGACTAAAGTGAAAAGATAAAGCTCTTTCGGTTTAAAGTTTCTGAAGAGGTTAAAACTATTCTCTGAATCTTCTGCACTTCTGCACATAGTGCATTGCTCATTAGCTCTGGTACTTTTGAGTGTGTTCATCATCAGTTCTAAACGTACCACACTTCCAAGTGTGTTAGTTTCTTAAGTTGAAGCTGTACATGTTCTAATAATTGCTCATGGACTTTATTACTAAGCAATGTATATCGGTTGTTGCCTTTACTAACTTCCTTTACTTTCAGTGAATCCACAAGTTTGGATATCTGATACTGATGTGTTGTACTTGTTTATTCACAAATGACAGCTCCTTTTTAGGTCGACAGATTTTACGTGCGGATGAAAACCACCCCTGCCACGCAAGTAAAATCTCACTAGTCACTAGTGACTCAGTGTTGTTAGATTTGATTCTTTTTTATCTTCACCAACTCCATCAGAGAACGTTGGAAAAGTAAGCCGTAAATTTAAAACAAGTGGCATGGGTTCGGCGCAATAATTCTGAGCTTGATGGGTATATATGGACACTCACTAGTGGATCTTTTCATCTTTTGGGCGTGCACAACTGAATGCTTAACTGATTCACTGCAGCGCATTTTGTCCGATACACTGCCAAGATGCCAAGTGGGGCACATTATATATCTAGCAAATCCATGTATATATTTTCCTTCCTCAAATGTTCATGGTACACTACTTTGTTTTGATAGGGCGTTTTGAAATCCAAATCCTAATTGTTCACGGAACAATTCACTCAGATCCGAAAAACCGATATTCTTAAATTCAGTTCAACGTAACCctaacacacacacatatatatagacacacactaGTCTATACTTCCCGGGGGACACATACTCCGGACTTGATACATAGTTGGTCtttttagatatatatatactactttttgagatatatatatactattttatgagatgtatatacttttttataagtgaaatatttttttaaagatgtatATACTAATTTTTAAGATATAGGTACTCAGTTTTTTAACACCCATTAGAAGGTAGTATGTACACCcgatagttaaaaaaaaaacttcacatacatacacacacaaatACACACACATATGTGTGTGACCTTATCTGGTTGCTCAACCATTACTTGGTACAATATCTGATTACAGTCATGAGTAATCTCAAAAGCAACAATCTGAGGCGTATCTTGGCGATGCAATCACCGCCTTTACTTTTTGAATAAAAGAAGACACTTCCTAATGATCAGGGGACTAAAATGTCAAATGATTTCAGTCGACAATGTGAACTTGcactgaagaagaagaatatgcGACGGCGAGGTTAGTTTTGGGGTGGGTTCACTGGGTGCAAGGTTTAGAGGGATGATTGGGGAGGCAGCCGAACAGACAATGTGGTGGTGCGGCGAGGCGGCAGTGGCGCCGCTAGAGCCACAGGTGGCCTGCGGGCGATGCCGGTGGCGGGTTAGCGTGACAATGGATTGGTTAGTGTGGTGGCAAGCGACGGCGGTGGATCCGTCAGCGAGAGAGCCGCCGATTACAGCATGAAGCAGGCAAGGTGGGGGCAAGCAACGAGATGATAGAAGAAACTCGTGGGGAAAGAAAAACTgtcgggaagaagaagaagaagaagaagaagaagaagaagaagaagaagaagatccaGCGACTGTTGGACTATGATCCGACGGATGATATTCAACGACTGAACagatgcaaaaaagaaaaagcacaCCAAGGGTAGCAACAcccaaaaaaagaaggaaaaaaccATTTTGTCTCCCTCAACTATTGCCTGGGTCCGTTTTCCCTCCTCAACagtaaaaatagatatttaccTCTCTCAACAATCAATATTGGTTATAATTCCTCCATAACCCCGACTTATGGTGGTTTTGGTCGAAGTGGACTAAGTGACGTGGCAAACTTGCCATGTCagtgctcaaataaaatcccctCCACACGCACTGCAGGTGAGGGCGAGCACCACACCCCCCCTCTCCACACCCTTGCCTTCAAGCCAAGTCACACGAGCACTCGATTGCCCTCCTGCCAACGCCTATGAACCGTCACATCGCCatccactactatagaacaacATATCACCATTGGATCCAaaatccctttcactgccgatttTGGAGCAAACAGTGagtaacgggcagtgatagttggggactatcactgtcggctcaggggaccggcagtgaaggagttatcactaccggttgaagGCTTCAGCTGACAGTGATGATGGAGAAATCACTGCTGACTGAATGCTTCAACCGGCAATATTTtacctctccttcctccctgtgctccctctctttgtcctctctgtatctcctcgatctctccgtctctctccctctcaatttGAAACACATTTTAAACCCAATCTATCAAATGAATACTTATAAACATCATGTCTTGAtaattatgaatgcttaatcacgtgattagaattttgggacatgacagccaatgtaacatcctgagttttagcatattcaTTAATAACAAAATTAAgtgcaaatttattttttaaatactaGTATATGAATTCATATATGTTAATTGGTTAAGTATTCCAAGATGCACcaaatatattttaaagtaATCCCTACCTTAAGTTGATTCATGTACAATTAGTTTATGGATTTTATTCTccttgagtggagatttgaattgtACACCTCTTGCTTCAAATCTTTTCTGAGTTTATATTCagcccaaatccaaattgaattcaaattcttcCTCATGAATCAAGATCCTAGTCCAAACCACAATTCAAATATGTTGATTTGAATTAAATTGAATCCAaggtcaaatccaaattcaaatattccgaattgaatttaaacctaatttctaattcctttttctttatttttctcttcctGGGCTGAGTTTTTCCAttctccttctcgcagcccacAACATCCGACCCAACCTCCTTTCCGCCCCCTTCCTTCCTCGCGCTGGGCCGCGATCGCGCGATCGGCCCGTTCGGCCTGCGTGCCCCACGCTGGACaacccgcccgcgcccgcgtgCCTACGCACGCGTGGCTGCCCACACGTCGCGCATGACCGGCCATCCGCCCTCCcaaccttctcctcctccttcctccagcGCGACACCGCACCGCGCCGCACTACGCTATCGGCCACCGTGACACAGCCGACCGCCTCCGAAAAATATTGTCGCGACCACTCTTCACGCCcttgctctctctcctctctctacccTCACAGCACACCGCCCGAGCACCTGAGGCCGTGCGACTTCCGCGCCTGCCCTCGTGCATGGCTTGCGCAGAGCCGCCCCTGCCGCTGCGTGAGGCCCGATGGCGAGCACCGTTGTCATGTTGTGCCACACCTTTGCACCCTTGCCACCTCTCCGCACCTCACTCCCCCGCTATAAATACCGCAGCACATGGCTCCTCTTTTTccccaccaccgccgccaccattgCTCGCTACCGCAGCTTGCCGCCGCCGATCCACCGACCACGTGCTGCCGAGGAGCTTCAGAACCTTTCCACCGTCCTTGTGCCACCATCCAATCGCCGGAAGCCCAACGAGAGCCCGCCCGAGCCAGTAGTCGAgcagcgccgccaccgcctcttcgACAAATCACCGGTCGCCGCCCGGCCCGTCGTCGTTCCTGCgctcggtgagcctcccagtTCCCTCTCGTGTCTGAGTAGATAGCGTGTAGGTGTCCCCGGGGCTCCCTCTTAGCTTATCACCGTGCACTGTCGtgtgtgaaagtgcatctagcccctatgtgtggttttggtaattaatgacaatacatatggactaacaatgttgttgagattgttagtaggttgttcaataggtgatgcatggagaagagacatgcatgaactctaggtgaatgggaagattgaaagtacatcaagatgaatgagctctaggtgatgctcggatgtgatgcatggaggagaaatatgcatctaaataaatgagcttttagtgatgctcataagaagaagaagaagctcaataagattagcaataagcttgaatgctaagttacttgtggagatcaagtaactaaaggtatgacttgttaatagagttttatggactaacccgtgtgctatgtgtttaagaatgagtagggttaggttctatatgaagattgacaatatgcatgaaggctaataagttacttgtggagatcaagtaacttaaggtataaatattgtcatttaagttttatggactaacccatgtactttgtgcttgagagtgagttggggttaggatccataaaaaggcataagttgaattgaaatcatatatgccaagagtgaagaacaagaatggactccatatatgaaaaagtgaattcctagaagatgtcgaatacaaagtggttttctatggcaagacggtgaagggcaagcaagactcggctgcgatggaccatccgtggtgaagggcaagcaaatggcttggcgccgaaggaccaaggcggtggtgaagagcgagtgaaggctttgcgccgatggaccgtgcgaggctatgtgaagctatggatgattcacatcaatcatatgaagaatcaagaagagatggagtgaagaatatatggaagttggcaaccctcaaggtttgaaagaaaaagaagcggtacttgaaagttttcaaatgctcaaagtggttcaaatgagttttatctttaaatttgagtataggtatgccgcactattaagagggatgcaacgtgagctaattgtcgcgtctcagtgctcaagagttcccaaccaaacccaaagtgagagtttgttgttaagagtccggagcggaaagtgcggaagtgtccaaaatgggttttggagtgttcctaatttgatcctatgtgttttaggtcatgaattcagttgggatgtgtagccctctgaataagctttccatagagtccaaaatcgtcgaaatcggactccgggatcaaaagttatcgccgtttttcggaggtcagctgtgctgtactcggagactccggtgaagaccggattctccggtacctggaaaggccggagactccggtgtagtccggatactccggtgaagtccggatactccggtacctggagtggccggagactccaggaagtctccgggggtgttttctgggttaagtgtcgaccggagactccggtgtaggccggatactccggtaaaagtccagaaaagagcgtaacggctagttctgacacattctgtgaccgttctgacgccgtatttggatttagggccggatactccggccagttctgtcaaaaacagtaacggctagttgtttggagtgggctatttataccccactcaccccatcctttggggcagctggaagggcacgaaaagaacacatttttagagccaaaagaacctctcccactctattctagtgtgtgatttgagaagaaaagtgagttgggttgagagattggaagattgagtgcaagtgagctaaaatccaatcttgagcacttgagttcttgacaagaagttctcgaagcgtttgttactcttggaggtgaagcctcctagccggctaggtgtcgccggtgagctcccgtgcttgtggtgagccgcggaaagtttgtgaaggtcgatctcacctccggaaggaaagagatcaagttagtggaaaccgagctcaagtgtgaccgagcttggagaggaaagcggttgaaagagacccggctcgttggagcttcctcaacggagacgtaggattcacggtggtgaatccgaacttcgggaaataaatctttgtgtctcctctattgtttccttacttttatgttcttgctcaaatctttgtgcatattgctcgatctacttgtttgtgtgtatttgagtgtaggttcttcgtgaatctacttggaatcatctccgggaacacacgacatcacttggtttgagctagaactctccactcattaattttattcagtttcgggctctgttctgtacagaaaccggagaatccggactttaccggagtttccggacctgtacacaccggagtatccggactacaccggagactccggggtgaacagtaatttcaggcatataaacagtgttttcagcctttttcaatttaagttttattgcatatctcttgctagaattgagtaatttttgtcaccttaggattgtaatttccacacttctttagggtgattgtgcactagttgagcctagcatatttagatttttctcttgtgaaaaactcgttagtttatattccgctgcaagtttaggccaacggtagaaagggttgaatttttgtaaaaacgcctattcaccccccctctaggcgacatcattgtcctttcagtgtGGCGGTCTCCGCCGTCGTGCTTGCGCTTGCCGCCGGCATGTTTCTTCTCCGTAGTGTGGCCCGGTCGTCACGCCGTGATGCCTTGAGGTGCTAGGCCTCCTTCccttgcaggttggcacctcccagtgaAGAGGAGGTGCTGCCCAATTATAAGACCTCCGTTACCGGGATCTTTTGTGCCACTTGTATAATTttctggattacgtagctgatacacacaatATAACAGTTGTGGTATCACAGTCATACATCGTATGTAGATAGTAAGGTTCTGGGTACTAAAAGCTTACAAACCACACCAAATATTACAAGCCtggcctagcggccatcaaAACACACCacggaagcaaaagcccaagccacaagcaatgagggtgcgaacgcgacttcagagactattcttcatccatGGCTTCACCTGCGGTGAAGTCGACATCGagatcttcatctgaatgataacaagagtgagtacagaatgtactcagcaagccttatattacttcaaggtgttgatagatgcataaagggtttaTTAAGGATAAGTTTTATggtttagatttaagcg
This region includes:
- the LOC133893672 gene encoding transcription factor WRKY45-2 isoform X2, with the protein product MASSGGGRSPAEAPQAVVDNLIEVRERATMLQTMLQGSPTPPSAAGDTSELIDGIMSSLSRALSVLDTGGGGAPSSAGGRGPGGRRRKGAAAGPHRRSSSSCRRRTVTSNTLDDGHSWRKYGQKRIQDSPYPRSYYRCTHRPDQECRATRQVQASETNPSEYVISYFGKHTCRDPSTIPLVIEAAAPMDCANLISFGSTIAATTSIHTTHGVFKRDQAIDPMVLSRFIDYSSSLPALSISRSPAGQLTAVVGLTGMTSSVTVGSAPEYWPGGASDMAGGGGTGSFPSSPSSLGFITGSFGSFGNAGDDDLFGFDS
- the LOC133893672 gene encoding transcription factor WRKY45-2 isoform X1; the encoded protein is MASSGGGRSPAEAPQAVVDNLIEVRERATMLQTMLQGSPTPPSAAGDTSELIDGIMSSLSRALSVLDTGGGGAPSSAGGRGPGGRRRKGAAAGPHRRSSSSCRRRSYSPFSRTVTSNTLDDGHSWRKYGQKRIQDSPYPRSYYRCTHRPDQECRATRQVQASETNPSEYVISYFGKHTCRDPSTIPLVIEAAAPMDCANLISFGSTIAATTSIHTTHGVFKRDQAIDPMVLSRFIDYSSSLPALSISRSPAGQLTAVVGLTGMTSSVTVGSAPEYWPGGASDMAGGGGTGSFPSSPSSLGFITGSFGSFGNAGDDDLFGFDS